In Anomaloglossus baeobatrachus isolate aAnoBae1 chromosome 10, aAnoBae1.hap1, whole genome shotgun sequence, the genomic window TAATAGTGTTCTAACAGTGTAAACAAACAGGGATTGAACAGGTACGTGAAAAACAAAAGTCTAAATGAGGTCTAAAAGCTCAAACGCACTACTTACATTCAAACCAGCGCAGAAGCATAAACAGAGGATGGCAGCACCCGCTATACAAACAAAGATGTACTTGAAGATCAGGATTCCAAAGGCAAATTTGTAAAGGAGATCATGGCAGCGTCTTGGATTTACTTGGTAAATTCTGAACACCCAGACACTACCTggggaagaaaaagagaaaaaatacaTAGAAAGGGGGAAAAATATTTAATGCCTTTTTATTAAACGACTGACATCGACATATATGAAAACATATAAAGAGGTAAATGGTACATTGTAACTGGCTTGTATTGTGCAGAGTTGTGAAAAATCCGCATTTTGACATTTAGTTTGTACTAAAGAAGTGTACAATACTGTACTGTTTTAGAAGCCCAAGAagaattttttacacattttttagaACTGAAGTCAATGGCAGATTaaaatttattaaaggggttgaccTGGACTTtaaacattgatgacttatctaTCAATAGCCCCACATGTCAGTTGTTCAAATAAGTAGACATGTGCAGGCATCGCCGCCGGCTGACCGTAGCggccggcggtgattaccccggCATGAATTAGGACGTGctagtacatccttggtcatgaaggggttaaccatcGGGGTgcttcaatcatgctttggggttgtgttgcaggcaATGGCACGGAACATTtttgggtagagggaagaatggattcaatgaaattttaacaaatttttcatgcAAAtagaacaccatctgtaaaaaagctgaagttgaaaaggggagaaaagaggatggcttctacaattgGATAATGatcctgaaggttttacaatggccctcacagtgatctgaacatcattgaaaatctgtggctagacctcaaaagagcagtgcatggaagatgagccaggaatctcacagaactggaagacgaggcaggaatctcacagaactggaagacgagccaggaatctcacagaactggaagacgagccaggaaattcacagaactggaagacgagccacaaatctcacagaactagaagacgagccaggaatctcacagaactggaagacgagccaggaaattcacagaactggaagacgagccacgaatctcacagaactagaagacgagccaggaatctcacagacctgCAAGATGAGCcagtaatctcacagaactggaagatgagccaggaatctcacagaactggaagacgagccgggaatctcacagaactggaagatgagccatgactctcacagaactggaagacgagccaggaatctcacagaactggaagatgatccaggaatctcacagaactggaagaggagccaggaatctcacagaactggaagacgagctagCAATCTTactgaactggaagacaagccaggaatctcacagaactggaaaacgagccaggaatctaaaagaactggaagacgagtcatgaatctcacagaactggaagacgagccaggaatctcacagaactggaacacAAGCCAGtattctcacagaactggaagacgagccaagaatctcacagaactggaagacgagccaggaatctcacagaactggaagacgggccagtaatctcacagaactggaagacaagtcaggaatctcacagaactggaagacgagccaggaatctcacagacctggaagatGATCCAGGAATCTTGCTGAAGTGGaatatgtctccaaggaagagcagtgcatgcaagacaacacCATCATCTTGCACTCTTCTATTGTTTGTGTGCATGTTGTCAGTATTCCCTGTTCTTTTTGAGCACAAGATGTATCGAGAATGAAGATTTATCTCACAAAACTGAGTTTctaataaaactaaaaaaaagtaAACTGAATTTGTGAAATATTTGCGCAGCTGCTTATTGTGAAATGTGAAACAATGTGATTTTTAAAATTAACAACCTCTTATGATTTCAtatcaggacatttacagtatttcacATATGTTTAGATAAAAACTGTATTCTCTAAATTTAAAAGGGGCTTTCTGGCTTCGGAAACTAACTCTCCGGGCTACAGGGGGTTTTTTTCCAACTTTGATTTGTTCTTCTGCTTCCCGTCTGGTCACATCAACAGCGCTGCGGACAATCAGTCAGGTGAGCAGCTTCGTCCAAATTGACTGCACAAGCCACTCATTCACTGAattaagtgattggctgcagtgctgttgaaGTGACATCAGCGGTGCAAACAATAATCGATCTTGGTAAAGCAGTGGTAGAGACACAGCACtagacccagggagggtgagtaggGCACATTTTGTTTGCATTCTTAAATAAACTATAGCCAGGTAACATGGGTTTTCCAAAAGTTAGACAAGTGCGATTCAGACGTATAGTATGACCTATAACTAGGAAAGATCAGTGGGGGTCCAACAATCGGCATGTCCATTGAATAGTTACTATTGGCTCTGGAGGCGTTGGGTGTAAACAATGaatagtctctgggtgccactgctctcttgggggagctcgtccgggtacccgtcccctgcagcactgcctggtggtccatggcctgcctcctggcacagtatttttagagctcctttgtggcccgtcagcttggagctttccgggccccactccccactatggctaagtagaagagcttgctctcaggggctcacgcttgggatttcagtgcgctgcttgtttggaaagccctatccccctcgttgcgctagtgcccctgatctctgagcttcgtgggaacagtccatataggctctGTCCGCtgtaggttaattgccgggttgcttgaagcttctccccgacctagggtccgtgtaccccgtcgtgccttcagtccctGACAGGTGATTAGGCCCAGACTgacgaccgtcctccaagacagattgcaggcacctagcctcaatcccctacgaccggggatccgactcctctaggtccagaccactgactgcgacctagtctgcttctcccctgggagctccaactcccagcttcctcgagctcctcacagctcgagggctaccactgaactgaacttgacacctcccacctccctgcctgacccctaggtgggcggccctattccagcttaagcagtccactggtgtgcctgacagggtgtggtgcaagatgtatcttggatttgtgaatgctggtggaagcagtactgcaagatggggacccagaaccgtgggggggttgagtcctgcacggggagagaaagattgtgcagaatcctgtgacgacctgactagcccAGGGGCGTGACATAGGTAACACCATTTAATATACCTGCAATAAGCCAACAAATGGAGATAAGGAACAGCACAATTTTTATGGCACGTGCCAACTTTTCCGAGACGGTCTTCAACTGGAATACTAAAAAAGCCATTAAGTGAAATGCCCCAGCCACGATCAGGTAGATTGGGATTTTTGGCTCGATTGGACAGTTGTCAATATGCATGGAtcctgtagggaaaaaaaaaatcattacaaATCACCATCTTTTATATTTATAGCCAATTATgaagatactagaaggtggcccgattctacgcatcgggtattctagaatttatgtattgtgtagttcatgtatgatttttgttatatatatagatgttgttgtctgtagttaccaagtgtttgtgtaggggctgtacatgttctgggtgttgtctgggtgtggcggggggtgagagcggtgttgtttgtgtgttgcgttatttg contains:
- the LOC142255032 gene encoding transmembrane protein 272-like, producing MGETKAEQVSQFFTVLVWTVLSIAMIIIGSMHIDNCPIEPKIPIYLIVAGAFHLMAFLVFQLKTVSEKLARAIKIVLFLISICWLIAGSVWVFRIYQVNPRRCHDLLYKFAFGILIFKYIFVCIAGAAILCLCFCAGLNMAFSSEIPVRNRFQENV